ATATACATGACTCattaaacaaatcaataaatatttaacaaatctCATAATACAACATATTATGTTGTATGTAGTATGCATACTTGAGTTGTGTGCCTATAAGTTACAACATTGGTCTCAGACAATAAAGGGAATTCCCAAGAAACAGATTTCAAGGAAAAAATAAGACAGCAAAAAATCACTTGTTTCTTATACAATGTCTCATTTACAACTTGTAAAAGatgcataatattaaaataaattttattagcaCAGCAGTGACAGTAAAACATGCTTGTAACTCAAACCAAGTGGCCAAATGTTTGAAGTAGATAATCGTCACTGGTTAAAGAGAACGAATTTCATTTTATGACCgaaaaataattgcattaaataaaataaagaaatatattggCTGAACTatgtaatattgttaaataaactgcattattgaaaaaaaggtATATACAAATATTGCAAGTCTGTATTAATAGCAGAATGAGCCAATAAAATAGTTCTATCTGTGTTCACTATCTCAAGATTTGCACAAAACATAGTTCTAATAGTCTATAGGTATGataacaatacataaataactcAAACAAAGACCAGCATGTGTGCCAAATTAATTGCGATTGTTAGCTACCTCTTTCAACAACAACAAGTAAACCCAATCTATGTTGAACTATATGCATGTAAAGcctaattacaaaaaaataattaaattaataacgaaaTTTAATAATCTATAGAACgtatacaataaaatcaaaggATGTACGCACCTCGATAGATGTTTAAGTAATTGGTTCTTTATTATAGTCAccatttttaatgataaatttgttaaaatctaactaaataacacggaatttatcaaaaaatcatTATCGCACACACGAATTCTCATATCCAAAGGTACTTTTCATGTGAACGAGTGACCTGAGGAGTGAATGAGTTGCATGAAACGTCAACATCGACCGATACTGAGATGATATTCTCGACATCATTACATTATGGTTACATTTTCTATTCTTTGAATTTTGggattttatattgaaataatgcGTCTTATTCGTGTTTATGAGAATAAAAGCAATTGCACCAGCAGCATATTAACCGCtatatttttttgcgtaaaTTGAAACAGCTCCTCATCTACATGGTAACGAAACGCAAACTGAGTTATCAAACCGCGCGACATTTGTTTACCTGTCGCTAAGtgacaataatttattgattgcttgtaaaaactagtttttgttataaacattttactattaCATCAAAAGTAATAGAGTATAAAGAAGAAGTTTATATTCAAACCAGCTAGGAGTACTGGCAGTTTATGGTTTCCGAGACGACATTTGTAAGATTCTAAAAACAAGTTCATTTTGTCACAAAgtcttttgttgttattttaggAGCTTCATTTtcgtttacaatatttaatttcgtaTTACTGCTTAGTGAAAAGaatttctaagtatttattgttatcaatcagggattttaaatttaatttaaagaatacaaaTCGAGCAGTAGGTTACTAGTAGATAAACAATTTTGCTGTAAGTTTATTGGTAGGCGCTTATTGACTATAGCCTGAGGTGGTCAAAACACGTGGTTGgtaaatgtatttactatattttaactttattctgCTAAGTAGATATAGACGCTAATGTAATATTTGTCCAATGTATCTAGTCCTATAATGTCTTGCGAAAAGTCAAGGTTTGTAACTATTGGTGGCAAGTATGTAGGCCTACCTGTACATAAATACCTTATATAtaatttctttgattttatCTGTACTTAGGTAGACAGGTTTTAAACtgcacttataaaaaaataataagtggatttaaactaataaaattgtgtacACTTAACTTCAAAATCCATTGGCTATGACCAAATCTTTATTTAACGTCATTATACCTAAACTCTGATAGAAATATAGGAAGATACCGAAATTTCAACTATTTCAAGGTCTCAAGATTGATCATATCAGATGACGAGGTTGACAGTTTGGCACAAGCTTTGTAAATATACTCAAACCACGGAAATTGGGCGCCCCGTGGAGTCTAGATAAACACAGACGTCTGAAACGTAATAACGGTATTTACCTACGTTCGCAATACATCACCCTGAAAAAAAGAACGTAAATATTTACTCGGAATTAACCATGAAGGTTGATTTACTACTTCTTAATTAGCACCAGTAACACTAGCAAGGTTTGGAGCACAAGTAGGTAAGCTAACTGTATTTGTTTTAGCTGACCACAGTATATGCACGCTTCCGCAATGGCACGCCGAGAGAAAACCGTAGACCTGAATTACATCGATACCGAATTCTCTTCTGGGGACTCTAAAAAGATGAAATCGAAACGCTACCAGGAGGAAAACAACAACGAGGTCGATGAGCTCTCGAAGGAATTGTCAGAGATGGGATGCATAGTGGATGCTGTAAAGAGACCGAATATATGCGTGGAGAACTGCGTCTACGATGGATCTGAGTCTGAGCATGAGAAGTCCGAGGTCTATAACGAAGAGGATGCGTACTCCGACGAATTTGAAGAAGATAAAAGTGAGGAAGAGGAATCTGTGAAGTCCCTCCCTAAGTCTGAAATGAGTGACACGAGCAGGGAGCAGACTTTAAGGTCTTCCGTGAAACTGACCAAAAGTCAGTCTTCTATGTCGAGTAATAAACCGCCTGTATCCGTTTCTGGGAGATCGACTAGTTTTGGGTAAGTTAGCCAATTTATTGTCggtaaaaattaatattccttttctattttgtaatgtaattcaaaaaaattaataccatACTAATACTTTTGATGATCTTATTTTACTTTCTAATAAACCTTAACACCAATCGAAATTAACTTATCATGAacgtaaatagattttaaaaggTTTAGGCATTATATGGTGGGTCAGGGTTTTGGGGAAATTACTTCTTTCTCTATTCCACATCAAATACACTTCCAGATCAATATCAGGCCTGAAAACTCGCCGCATCAACATGTCGTTCACTAATGAGAGGCTTCGGGAGATTGAGAGGCACAACCACATACTGCTGACGAAGATCTTGAGCGCCAGAAACGCGAGGAAGTGCTCCATCCCGCCGCGGGAACAGGCGCTCCGGAGACCGGTGCCCTCTGCCGCTGTGTGCCGGAAGAGTCAGCAGAGGCAGATCGATCATGATAATATGGTGAGTTGTTGATACCCAGAAATTTGGAAAACTGTGTTTGAACTCGCTGTTGGTGTGTAGGAAATGCTAGAGCAAGTCTTTCTTCATTAAGTGTGCCTTTCCATTACTGGAGTCCTGGGAACCATTACTTACATTAGAGGAAAAGGAATAACTATTTCTCGTCAAAATTGTTCtatgatgaaaacaaaaactggATCAATTAATCAAGTTGCGATAAGCTATCACCGGTTGATAGCGCGTCTGTATCATTTGCGAATGATACCAAGCTGCATTCGTCCCGCTACTAAACACAGTCCTCTTGCCATAAAGGGAAGGTTTATGCATCATCATGCCGGCTTACTGCGTGTTTGGCGATTTCAGTTTTCAagatttggaatccaggtttcttcCGAATGTGATTGTGATCGCGATGTTCATTTGCAATAGTGGCATCGCCTGCTTTGCTCATACTAAACCGTACATAGAAAAACCGCAAGGCATATTTTATCTCATTTTTCTTAGTAGGGTTCAATAGGTAATTGCAGGCACTGtaacatttatcaaaaatcaatttattataacgACAGTTAATTATTTCAGTACTTAAAACCTAACTTGTTTATCGCAATAATTtgttcttcattttattttatggtgcTTGCTCATCCCTCATATCAGCATATTTTCATTGCAGAGTAGGCAGAAGTCCAGGCGATACTGACGTTCGTTagcgttttaataaaatagtaggtGTGTGAATGCCTGAGCACATCCCAATTTTGCAAAGAAATTCTTAAATTTACTTTTCAtatatccaaaacaaaaaaaaaacattcttaaatatttcgtttcgGAAATATAGTAAACATTCATGGCTTCCTGTTTATCATTCCATAATAATCAAGCCAAGcagaaaaaataccaaataccACATTTTGGAGTGAAATTGGGACATCTATCAACACcactcaaaaaataaatatctatcttTCTACCAATCTCATAAAACCTTTCTTTTCTACTTAGATTCTTCTCAAGAAGATCCAGCGAGCGAAGTCGTCAGCTTGCAGCATCCGTCGTTGATATAGAAGCGGCGTCcgatgcgcgggcgcagctcTGTTATATTGCCAATATTGTACACTGTTACTGTCACCTCTACGAGTGATGATActgttaataaatttattaatcgaGTTTTTTAATGTAGCTGCTGTTTTATTTTGGAGTAATGTTTAGTGCCGGTTTTTATTGAGGTGTGTTTTTAAAGctaacaaaatacttttattggtaGGACTCTGCGTTGGCTAGATATAGTGACAACGTgaccatttatttttcttataacaGGACATCAGGATAAACTTATGAAAGAGTGGGAGGGGGGGGGGAATAGCAGGATGTTTTGGATTGTGGCAGGGAACAATCAAAAAGGTCAAGGTTAAAAACAATAATGCCAAATGTGACTctgttaattattcaattaactaAGAAGGTATGTCCTACGTAAACTTACCTGCCATAACAAATGTATCGCTCAAAATGTATTGTATCGGGCTAAAGTGACATTTTCACTCTGGCTGAGGCAGTGGGACAGACAGCCTGAAGCAGGACTGTCCTGCCTAAAGTGGGAGCTATGGTCGCGTTTCTAATCTATTATTAGTAATTAACACTACCAATCGAAATTGAGATAAATCTAAACCAAAAGTCTTATAGTAAATTACGTCCTGCTGAGAGCGCCCAGATAAGTTATGGAACAAAACGGATAGATGGCGGTACGCGTAGCGCTggaaaactctttttatttttatatattacatgATGATTGATATTACTAAtgcaaaatgtatattttaatagataatccattatcattcaaacaaattaGATTAGACAACTAAATAACTGATAAGAAATCTTTAATTTATGGCTGCAATAgttgcaataattataatcatacaaatattgtgTGACGATTAAAAACTTACGTATTTCCTTAagaatatagataaataacaagGAAAATTATACGTTAAACAAATGTGGAAAAGTTTAAGAATATTCGATATTTCTCgcaaaggaaaataatattggaaCAAGGGgtctttgtgacttgaatgtatatATTCTGGAAcctctgcgacacaaggattaaacgtATTACCTAGCTCGGGAGTCGTATTTCTATGTCAGAAATTGGTTTTCAAATATAGGTTCCGCTCTACGTGAAGTGTCCTGTATCTGACGGTTCCACAAAAGCTTTAAATGTCTTATGCAAAATATGGAGGTGAAATATGGTGTAGGCTGGAGACTAAAGATGTCCTCTGCCTATTAAAAAACCTGTTTTATGTACCTAGGTATAGGGCTTTGTCTTTTTTGAAACCCCGTTTCAATTAAAACAGCTCGactatttatctatactaatatataaagctgaagagtttgtttgtttgtttgaacgcgctaatctcaggaactactggaccagTTTTCACCgatgaaggctttaggctataaaccatcgcgctgcgactaatagaagcgaagatacaatgaaaaatgtgaaaaaaacagggcaggtataagtcataacttatatcttctacccacggggacgaagtcgcgggcaacagctagtacataaataaaatgaaatataataaagacaaaGACATCACGTTAGAAATCTTTATGAGAAAACATATCATTACAGtgattttatagaatttaaaatcaTGTACCAACACGATATATTAACGCTTTTATGATttggttactataaaaaatattattatgcgaAGTTTACGTAATCAGTTCATCAATACACCTACGGAAAATTATGTATTAGGTACTTAATCTCTGACTCTTGTGAGGCAATATGGCATCCCTAAGTATGAATTAATGCCAGTCTTTACTGGCCCACTAGCCAAATggcgtttaaaaaaacattattcggGATACCTCGTTTCGGACCCAGCCGGAGTCcataattatgagctgacgcggcaccAGGCTCGTCAGTCAAATGCACTCGGGATTTTAGACTTTTGTTTGAATCTGAACCTTGTTTAAATCCCGATAGTAAAGAAATACTTGTTATATATTAATACGAAATTTTGTTACCAGTTCTTACAACACGAATTAAAATAGTTACATTCGAGGAAAGCAATTTTTAAGTGTTTGAAAATAACGATTTTAATGCGTTACATAATGTTCATTTGAATCGTAACTATAGTAGCAAGTAGCATGTATTGAATTAGAATTAGAAGAGAGTAAAAATACTGTTCACACACAGTTTTAAACAATCTCCTATTAGATCTCCATCATcgcataacattttaaaactggaAAGAGCAAACAGCACGCGTCGACGTGTGACATCTGAGTTATTTCAAATgcgtaacatttttattaagtgtGATTCACCCAATTCATTCAGTAGGAt
The DNA window shown above is from Trichoplusia ni isolate ovarian cell line Hi5 chromosome 13 unlocalized genomic scaffold, tn1 tig00002103_group12, whole genome shotgun sequence and carries:
- the LOC113506394 gene encoding uncharacterized protein LOC113506394 — encoded protein: MHASAMARREKTVDLNYIDTEFSSGDSKKMKSKRYQEENNNEVDELSKELSEMGCIVDAVKRPNICVENCVYDGSESEHEKSEVYNEEDAYSDEFEEDKSEEEESVKSLPKSEMSDTSREQTLRSSVKLTKSQSSMSSNKPPVSVSGRSTSFGSISGLKTRRINMSFTNERLREIERHNHILLTKILSARNARKCSIPPREQALRRPVPSAAVCRKSQQRQIDHDNMILLKKIQRAKSSACSIRR